Below is a genomic region from Candidatus Atribacteria bacterium ADurb.Bin276.
GGCATGCACCTGCATATTGTAACTATGAGCTGATTCGATAAAGGCTGCAAGAGGGTCAAGATTGGTTTGTTCATATACCTCCATTTGGCTGGTAAGCCCTTGTTGAGCTAAAAAATCTGAAGGATATATGGTTTTACCCAGATAAAAAGATTCAACCAGAATAGCATTGAAATGAGCTGATGCCAATTCTTTGACCATGGCTTCAATGCCATCTCGGGTATTGGGAATGCTTCTCACATCGATCCACACTCCACGGAACTCAGGGAGGGCATGAGTCAAGGTTGCAGGAGCCAGAATAGTAAAAAGGATGAATAAAATATAAAATAGAGGGCCTTTTTTTAGCATGGGAGTGTTCTCCTTCAGGTTGAGTTGGAATTTTATTCATTATTCCAAAGCCAGATCTGAAATGCAATAGCTTGAGAAAATAGAGTAAGGGGACAAGAAAAAACTGAGGGGGAGAGGGAGAATGGAAGAAAATGAGGATGAAAATCCAAGATTCGACATGCCAAGGCATGTCGCTACATTAAATAAAGACCGGGCTCAATAAATTGCGCTCCAACATTTTTTTAATTCTTTTGTAGGGGCTTGATTTATCATGCCCGTAGATTTCAGGTTAGATATTGACATATTTGTTATTTTTTAGTTAAAATGATAACGGTTACGTATTCGTTTACAATTGTTTATATTTAAAAGAAAAGAGGGTAAAAGATGGATATTTCAGTTGTTATTGGAGTAGATACCGAAACTGATATAGGGAGTTTTACGCCTTTTTATAATGGAGTTGAAAAAGGAACACCGCTTTTGATGGATTTGTTTGAGAAAAAAGGAATCCCTGCTACTTTTTTTATGGTTGCTGAGGCAGCCCAAAAATTCCCGGAACTCACTCGTGAGATTAAACAAAGAGGTTTTGAAGTGGGCTGTCACACCATTCATCACGAGACGATTGGCGATCCACTTTTTGAGATTCCACTGGTCAAGCCAGTTTTACCCGAAGAAATACCTCATCGCCTTGAAGTAGCTACGGCAATGATTGCTGAAGTTATTGGAGAAGCTCCCCAGTCTTTTCGAGCTCCCAGACTTTGGGGAAGTACTATTATGGTGAATACCTTAGAGAAATTGGGGTATCTCGCCGATGCTACTTATCCGCTTTATTACTATCAAGAAAGAGTTACTCCTTACTATCCATCAGCAAAAGATTGGACACAAGAAGGGAACCTTTCCATTCTTGAAATACCAAATTTTGCTGATCTTACTATAGAAAGTCATGATCAGTATGGTCGGGATCGAGATCAATGGCCTCTTTTCCGAACCGAAGGCGCTGAATCATTGATGAAGCATGTCAATAGTATGATAGCTTACTGTGCCGATAGAAACCTGCCGGCGGTATTTTGTTTATATATCCATCCCTGGGAATTCATTGAAATGCCTTCTCGCCTTTCTTATGGAGAGGCCACCGTTGAGCCTCTTCAATTTATTATCAAAAACTGTGGGCCCCGAGCCTTAACTGAACTATCTAAAGTGATTGATGCTTTTAAAGATAAAGGTGCACATTTTTATTCGGCAGCAGGACTGGCTCATCAATGGAGAGAAAGTGTGAAAGAAAGCTGAAAACGGTTACACAAAAAGAACCTAAAGGAGAGAGCATGCCACCAACCATTCGAGATGTAGCCCGAGAAGCTGGTGTAAGTGTTGCAACGGTTTCAAGGGTAATCAATGGCTCAGAAGCCGTGAGCGATGAAATCAAAGACCGGGTATTGAAAGCAATCAACCTTTTGAACTATCAACCAAATCTGTCCGCTCGGTTTTTGAGCCAAAAAAAACATCCTTTTTCCGATGATACTAAATATGTTGGCGTGCTATTTGGTGAATACGTTCATTCTGATCATTATTTTTTTTCAAGTGTTATCTCTGGGATTGAAAAAACCATGTTCGAGAAGCGGCTTAACGTAGTGATATCATCAGTATCCCAACGGGATAATTACACTCCTCTCGATCTTCCCCTTTTTATTGCAGAAAAAAGTCTGAAATACTTAATCGTCATTGGAGAAACCGATCCAAAATTTCTTTTTTATCTTAAAGAAAATGGTTTTATTGTGGTAATGGTGGATGATATTGGTCCAATTGGTTTCGATTGTGTTCTCTGTGATTACAAAAGGGGAGCACTGGAGGCAGTCGAATATCTCATAAATTTAGGTCACAAAAATATAGGCTTAATAGCCGGAGCGGAACATCATTATTTTTCTCGAGCATTAGAAAACAGCTACTTAAAAGTCCTGCAATCTCATGGTATCCCAATCCGCCGTGAATATATTGTTTACAATGAGGATTTTAACGTTGATGGGGGAGCGCGGAGTATGGAGAAACTTTTTTTGCTATCCAATCCACCCACAGCCATATTAACCAATGATGAAATGGCAATAGGAGTACTTCAAAAAGCCAATGAAATGAATATTTCTATTCCAGACAGACTATCGGTGATGGGATTTGACGATATTGAGATGGCGAGATTTTTCCATCCACCAATTACTACCATGAAAATTCCGGGATCAGAAATGGGGCGTTTAGCGGCAAAATTGGTCATTGATAAAATGCAGGAAAATGAACCCCTTCCCGCTCAACGGATTGAGTTGTCTCCTATTCTTGTTGAGAGAAAATCATGTATTTCATTGAAATAAAAAACATAAAATAAAAGGAGAGAAAGGAATATGTTATTACCAGAATATGAAATGAAATCTCGCTTAAAAAAAGTACAAGACCTTCTTGTCACAAAAGATCTTCCAGGGACTTTGGTATATTACGATGAACTCAATATAGCTAATGGATGGTATTTATCCGGTTGGTGTCCACAATTCGAGAGTGGCTGCCTGTTTATTCCCCGTCAAGGTGAACCGATGATTTTGGGAGGGCCAGAATCGGAACCTTTTGCCAAAACCGATTCAGCAATTAAGAAGACCAAAAATATACCGGTTTTTATGGTTCCAGAGGAGGAATATCCGAACGCTACCATATCTTCTTTTGCCGAAGTCTTTGATGAAATTGGTATTAAAGGGAAAAGCCAAAAACTGGGTGTGGTTGGACTGGATAAGATGCCCTTCGGAGTCTATCAGCTACTCAAAAAAGATTTACTGGGAATCGATCTGGTTGATATCACTGCTGAATATGAACAATTTCGGAAGATTAAATCACCCTGGGAACAAGAACAGATCAGAAAAGCCTTTGCTATTGCCGACCAATCTTTTCAGATGATGAAGCCCCTGGTTCGTGAAGGTGTTTCAGAGATCGAAATTGCTGGAGCTGGAGAGGGGAAAGCCCGATCCTTAGGGGCGAATTGGTTTGCCTTTAAAGCTATTGTTGCCAGCGGAGAGCGAACCAGCGGAGTAGTTCCTACAGCTTCGGACAAGAAATTGCAAGTTGGTGAAACGGTGATGATGGGACTCAGCCCTCGATATAATGGTTATGCAGGAGTATTTGGCTATACCATGGTGGTTGGTGGGAAGTTCAATGAAGCACAAAGACGCTGTATCAACGATATGGTTGAAGCCTACCGGATTACTAAATCCAATTTAAAGCCAGGGATGATTGGAAAAGATATTAATGCTGTAACCCATGAATTTGTAACCAAACAAGGGTATGGAAAAAATATCGTCTGTCCCTTTGCTCATACTATAGGGCTAATGGAAGCTGAAGCTCCCTTTTTTGGGCCTAATAGCAATGATATTCTTCAGGCCGGTATGACAGTCTGTGTGGATGTGAGTGTCTTTTCGGTCCCGGAAGCAAATGGGGTTCGATTTGAAAGTGCCTTTCTCATTACCGATAAAGGTCCTGAGCCTCTTTCGCCCTATATGGATCAGTTGATATTGAATACCAAAGTTTAATACTTCTGCCGTGG
It encodes:
- the pgdA_1 gene encoding Peptidoglycan deacetylase, yielding MDISVVIGVDTETDIGSFTPFYNGVEKGTPLLMDLFEKKGIPATFFMVAEAAQKFPELTREIKQRGFEVGCHTIHHETIGDPLFEIPLVKPVLPEEIPHRLEVATAMIAEVIGEAPQSFRAPRLWGSTIMVNTLEKLGYLADATYPLYYYQERVTPYYPSAKDWTQEGNLSILEIPNFADLTIESHDQYGRDRDQWPLFRTEGAESLMKHVNSMIAYCADRNLPAVFCLYIHPWEFIEMPSRLSYGEATVEPLQFIIKNCGPRALTELSKVIDAFKDKGAHFYSAAGLAHQWRESVKES
- the exuR_2 gene encoding putative HTH-type transcriptional repressor ExuR; the encoded protein is MPPTIRDVAREAGVSVATVSRVINGSEAVSDEIKDRVLKAINLLNYQPNLSARFLSQKKHPFSDDTKYVGVLFGEYVHSDHYFFSSVISGIEKTMFEKRLNVVISSVSQRDNYTPLDLPLFIAEKSLKYLIVIGETDPKFLFYLKENGFIVVMVDDIGPIGFDCVLCDYKRGALEAVEYLINLGHKNIGLIAGAEHHYFSRALENSYLKVLQSHGIPIRREYIVYNEDFNVDGGARSMEKLFLLSNPPTAILTNDEMAIGVLQKANEMNISIPDRLSVMGFDDIEMARFFHPPITTMKIPGSEMGRLAAKLVIDKMQENEPLPAQRIELSPILVERKSCISLK
- a CDS encoding putative peptidase encodes the protein MLLPEYEMKSRLKKVQDLLVTKDLPGTLVYYDELNIANGWYLSGWCPQFESGCLFIPRQGEPMILGGPESEPFAKTDSAIKKTKNIPVFMVPEEEYPNATISSFAEVFDEIGIKGKSQKLGVVGLDKMPFGVYQLLKKDLLGIDLVDITAEYEQFRKIKSPWEQEQIRKAFAIADQSFQMMKPLVREGVSEIEIAGAGEGKARSLGANWFAFKAIVASGERTSGVVPTASDKKLQVGETVMMGLSPRYNGYAGVFGYTMVVGGKFNEAQRRCINDMVEAYRITKSNLKPGMIGKDINAVTHEFVTKQGYGKNIVCPFAHTIGLMEAEAPFFGPNSNDILQAGMTVCVDVSVFSVPEANGVRFESAFLITDKGPEPLSPYMDQLILNTKV